A region of Streptomyces deccanensis DNA encodes the following proteins:
- a CDS encoding GNAT family N-acetyltransferase, which yields MASGLPIPDACTPGRHALATRRLLLYTPVIKLDVLAAFAAGADPDSQRWQGNQLDQVVPDPDVRRALLRMGPAGATPRWFFKSNPELAEPSEPGPETFEFMVCIRRDTGHYAGSLELDHEKGEIGGTLAPDHRGQGLGAELFLAGAELAHSHAGLPMVRAGTATANLACRRSLERAGFVPAPGPARHTVPDGRELETVWYQHQGTASACARP from the coding sequence GTGGCCTCGGGTCTTCCGATCCCGGACGCGTGCACACCCGGCCGGCACGCCCTGGCCACCCGGCGCCTGCTGCTCTACACCCCGGTGATCAAGCTCGACGTGTTGGCGGCCTTCGCCGCCGGCGCGGACCCCGATTCCCAGCGCTGGCAGGGGAACCAGTTGGACCAGGTGGTACCGGACCCGGACGTCAGACGGGCCCTGCTGCGGATGGGCCCCGCCGGCGCCACCCCTCGCTGGTTCTTCAAGTCCAACCCCGAACTGGCCGAGCCCTCCGAACCCGGCCCCGAGACGTTCGAGTTCATGGTCTGCATACGTCGCGACACCGGCCACTACGCCGGATCCCTCGAACTCGACCACGAGAAGGGCGAGATCGGCGGCACCCTCGCCCCCGATCATCGAGGCCAGGGACTCGGCGCTGAACTGTTCCTGGCGGGCGCGGAGTTGGCCCACAGCCACGCCGGTCTGCCGATGGTACGGGCCGGCACGGCGACGGCGAACCTCGCGTGCCGCCGCTCCCTGGAACGCGCCGGCTTCGTCCCGGCCCCCGGCCCGGCCCGCCACACCGTGCCGGACGGCCGTGAGCTGGAGACCGTCTGGTACCAGCACCAGGGCACCGCGTCGGCATGCGCGAGGCCTTGA
- a CDS encoding metallophosphoesterase — MTDTRSTRPVGSEAQAARQSRLHRLMRYLPLIAPVLLWAVPCWVLLHSGQHWPLPVTLGGTALFALGLVGMPLAMARGHGRRQQDRAAIVGDTLLGSSWVLFTWSILVGVTLRLLLAVVGVGESQDRARIVTFAVLGVTAVLLAWGYAEARRVPRVRRLDVQLPRLGAGLDGTRVVLITDTHYGPLDRTRWSAQVCETVNTLEADLVCHTGDIADGTAERRRAQATPLGTVRASRARVYVTGNHEYYSEAQGWVDLMDELGWEPLRNRHLLLERGGDTLVVAGVDDVTAESSGLAGHRAHLAGALNGADPDLPVLLLAHQPKFIDRAAAAGVDLQLSGHTHGGQIWPFHHLVRLDQPALAGLSHHGARTLLYTSRGTGFWGPPFRVFAPSEITLLVLRSPNLSGST, encoded by the coding sequence GTGACCGACACCCGTAGCACCCGACCCGTCGGCAGCGAAGCGCAAGCCGCGCGGCAGAGCCGGCTGCACCGCTTGATGCGCTACCTCCCCCTGATCGCGCCCGTTCTGCTGTGGGCCGTGCCGTGTTGGGTGCTTCTGCACAGCGGCCAGCACTGGCCGCTGCCCGTCACGCTCGGCGGCACCGCTCTGTTCGCCCTCGGCCTCGTCGGTATGCCGCTCGCGATGGCGCGCGGCCATGGTCGACGACAGCAGGACCGGGCGGCCATCGTCGGTGACACCCTGCTGGGGTCCAGTTGGGTTCTGTTCACCTGGTCGATTCTGGTCGGCGTCACCCTGCGGCTCCTCCTGGCCGTAGTCGGTGTCGGCGAGAGTCAGGATCGGGCTCGCATCGTCACGTTCGCCGTCCTCGGCGTGACCGCCGTACTACTCGCCTGGGGGTACGCCGAAGCCCGCCGCGTGCCACGCGTACGCCGACTCGATGTTCAACTCCCCCGGCTGGGCGCCGGTTTGGACGGCACCCGCGTCGTCCTCATCACCGACACCCACTACGGTCCCCTCGATCGCACTCGCTGGTCGGCGCAGGTGTGCGAGACCGTGAACACCCTGGAAGCCGATCTGGTCTGCCACACCGGCGACATCGCGGACGGCACGGCCGAACGCCGCCGCGCCCAGGCCACCCCACTCGGAACCGTGCGGGCCTCCCGGGCCCGCGTCTATGTCACCGGCAACCACGAGTACTACAGCGAGGCCCAGGGCTGGGTCGACCTGATGGACGAGCTCGGCTGGGAGCCGCTGCGCAACCGCCATCTGCTGCTCGAACGCGGAGGTGACACCCTCGTGGTCGCCGGCGTGGACGACGTCACCGCCGAATCCTCCGGCCTGGCGGGCCACCGCGCCCACCTCGCCGGAGCCTTGAACGGCGCCGACCCCGACCTGCCCGTTCTGCTCCTGGCCCACCAGCCGAAGTTCATCGACCGGGCGGCGGCCGCCGGCGTCGACCTCCAGCTCTCCGGCCATACCCATGGCGGTCAGATCTGGCCCTTCCACCACCTGGTCCGCCTCGACCAGCCGGCCCTCGCCGGCCTCAGCCACCACGGCGCCCGCACCCTCCTCTACACCAGCCGCGGCACCGGCTTCTGGGGCCCGCCGTTCCGCGTCTTCGCCCCCAGCGAGATCACCCTGCTCGTACTCCGATCCCCGAACCTGTCCGGCTCGACGTAG
- a CDS encoding nucleoside 2-deoxyribosyltransferase: MSYPQLFTPEEKLADAKKLLSLPRIVVICGSTRFMTEMNEADLRETKAGKIVVKPGCDMKSPRELGSDPLEAEALKVRLDDLHRAKIRLADEVLVVGDYIGDSTRAEVAYARSLGKPVRFTHPEVDPNA, encoded by the coding sequence GTGTCATACCCGCAACTGTTCACTCCCGAGGAGAAGCTCGCCGACGCGAAGAAGCTGTTGAGTCTCCCGCGAATCGTCGTGATCTGCGGGTCCACCCGCTTCATGACCGAGATGAACGAGGCCGATCTGCGGGAGACCAAAGCCGGAAAGATTGTCGTCAAACCGGGCTGTGACATGAAGTCGCCGCGCGAACTTGGGTCCGATCCTCTCGAGGCCGAGGCGCTGAAGGTTCGACTCGACGATCTGCACCGGGCGAAGATCCGACTCGCTGACGAGGTGCTCGTGGTCGGCGACTACATCGGAGACAGCACCCGAGCCGAAGTCGCCTACGCCCGGTCGCTGGGCAAACCCGTGCGGTTCACGCACCCCGAAGTCGACCCTAACGCCTGA
- a CDS encoding class I SAM-dependent methyltransferase, translating to MPEVPEEFDTAMTTWREWQDAPWGRLRYSIAEANLLRHFDDLGGESLRILDLAGGDGGDALRLAARGHHVTIVDHAPAMLAAATERAVAAGVTELITCVEADATDLPRDLAKGEFDVVLCHNLLPYMDDVPGTLTSALSPLKAGGLVSVMAINRHSAPLNIAVREMDPAAALAALDTDQARTQMFNSALTLHTADEIILTLRKLGCRDISHYGIRSFCDYITDDARKHEPGFYADLERLELATTARPPYMHTARLFQLTAWKPS from the coding sequence ATGCCTGAAGTTCCTGAGGAGTTCGACACCGCGATGACCACCTGGCGGGAGTGGCAGGACGCCCCCTGGGGCCGACTGCGCTACTCGATCGCTGAGGCAAACCTGCTCCGTCACTTCGACGACCTGGGCGGCGAATCGCTGCGGATACTCGATCTCGCCGGCGGCGACGGCGGAGACGCCCTCCGCCTCGCGGCCCGCGGGCACCATGTCACCATCGTTGACCACGCGCCCGCCATGCTCGCCGCGGCCACCGAGCGAGCCGTGGCAGCAGGCGTGACGGAGCTGATCACCTGCGTCGAGGCAGATGCGACCGATCTGCCCCGCGACCTCGCCAAGGGCGAGTTCGATGTCGTGCTCTGCCACAACCTCCTGCCATACATGGACGACGTCCCAGGCACTCTCACCTCAGCACTCTCGCCCCTGAAAGCCGGGGGCCTGGTCTCCGTCATGGCGATCAACCGGCATTCGGCACCCCTGAACATCGCCGTCCGGGAGATGGACCCCGCGGCCGCGCTCGCCGCACTCGACACCGATCAGGCTCGCACACAGATGTTCAATTCCGCGCTGACGCTCCACACCGCCGACGAGATCATCCTCACCCTGCGAAAGCTCGGATGCCGGGACATCTCCCACTACGGCATCCGCAGCTTCTGCGACTACATCACCGACGACGCACGCAAGCACGAACCAGGCTTCTACGCAGACCTCGAACGCCTCGAACTCGCCACCACGGCCCGGCCGCCCTACATGCACACTGCCCGGCTCTTCCAACTCACAGCCTGGAAGCCGAGTTAG
- a CDS encoding DedA family protein, with the protein MNAVSDILGHVSPTSAYTVVAGAVLAESVLLVGAFIPTLTLLLTAGALARTGQLSLPVVIAVAAGAVVAGDFFAHRTGRLLGEQLRSGRVGSRVPDTTWRRAEMLMTRRGGRSILLARFLPVVRTLAPHFAGATRLPYRSIAPYSVVAACLWATAEVGVGYAAAASLQRVLTLGGPALATVVLIALGTTLLRRRSPHPTRRADASPRSGPECPDGAAPR; encoded by the coding sequence GTGAACGCCGTTTCCGACATCCTCGGCCACGTCTCCCCGACGTCGGCCTACACCGTCGTGGCCGGGGCGGTGCTGGCCGAATCGGTCCTGTTGGTCGGCGCCTTCATCCCCACGCTCACCCTGCTGTTGACCGCCGGGGCACTGGCCCGCACCGGCCAGCTCAGCCTCCCCGTCGTCATCGCCGTCGCGGCAGGCGCCGTCGTGGCGGGCGACTTCTTCGCCCATCGCACCGGCAGGCTCCTCGGCGAGCAACTGAGGTCGGGCCGTGTGGGCAGCCGTGTTCCCGACACCACCTGGCGGCGGGCCGAGATGCTGATGACCCGCCGCGGCGGCCGGTCCATCCTGCTGGCCCGCTTCCTGCCCGTGGTCCGCACCCTCGCCCCCCACTTCGCCGGCGCCACCCGACTGCCCTACCGCAGCATCGCCCCGTACAGCGTCGTGGCCGCCTGCCTGTGGGCGACGGCCGAGGTCGGCGTCGGCTATGCCGCGGCCGCGTCTCTCCAGCGCGTCCTCACCCTGGGTGGCCCCGCCCTCGCGACAGTCGTCCTCATCGCTCTCGGGACCACACTCCTACGGCGTCGCTCACCACACCCCACGCGACGCGCAGACGCAAGCCCGCGCAGTGGCCCCGAGTGCCCTGACGGCGCTGCACCGCGCTGA
- a CDS encoding 3-hydroxybutyryl-CoA dehydrogenase: protein MNDGPAHGLRVHGGPDIRRIGVVGCGLMGAGIAEVCARAGLDVVVHEVHPDAAEAGRSRITASLDRGVRRGKLTDTERDAARDRVRVTTDLADLADRDLVVEAATEDEAVKTALFTALDRVVVREDALLASNTSSLPIMKLGMATTRPHQVIGVHFFNPVPVLQLVEIVPSLLTAPQTQSRAEDFVTHVLGKKVIRAQDRAGFVVNALLVPYLLSAIRMLESGHASAEDIDTGMVLGCAHPMGPLSLADLIGLDTLTAIAEAMYADFKDPLHAPPPLLLRMVEAGLLGRKSGRGFHDYSDAQKGN from the coding sequence GTGAACGACGGTCCGGCTCACGGCCTTCGGGTGCACGGCGGTCCGGACATCCGGCGGATCGGTGTCGTCGGTTGTGGACTGATGGGCGCGGGTATCGCCGAGGTCTGCGCACGGGCCGGGCTGGACGTGGTCGTCCACGAGGTGCACCCGGACGCCGCCGAGGCGGGCCGGTCCAGGATCACCGCCTCCCTCGACCGCGGTGTACGGCGCGGCAAGCTCACCGACACGGAACGGGATGCCGCGCGCGACCGCGTCCGCGTCACGACCGACCTCGCGGACCTGGCCGACCGGGACCTGGTGGTGGAGGCGGCGACCGAGGACGAGGCGGTGAAGACCGCACTGTTCACCGCCCTCGACCGCGTCGTCGTACGCGAGGACGCGCTGCTCGCGTCGAACACCTCCTCCCTGCCCATCATGAAACTGGGCATGGCCACCACCCGGCCGCACCAGGTGATCGGGGTGCACTTCTTCAACCCGGTCCCGGTTCTGCAGCTCGTCGAGATCGTGCCCTCTCTGCTGACGGCTCCGCAGACGCAGTCCAGGGCGGAGGACTTCGTCACCCACGTGCTGGGCAAGAAAGTGATCCGCGCCCAGGACCGCGCCGGCTTCGTGGTGAACGCCCTGCTGGTCCCCTACCTGCTCTCGGCGATCCGCATGCTGGAGTCCGGTCACGCGTCCGCGGAGGACATCGACACCGGCATGGTCCTGGGCTGTGCCCACCCCATGGGCCCGCTGAGCCTGGCCGATCTGATCGGCCTGGACACCCTCACCGCCATCGCGGAAGCCATGTACGCGGACTTCAAGGACCCCCTGCACGCCCCGCCACCCCTGCTGCTGCGCATGGTGGAGGCCGGGCTGCTCGGCCGTAAGTCGGGCCGGGGCTTCCACGACTACTCGGATGCCCAGAAGGGCAACTGA
- a CDS encoding class I adenylate-forming enzyme family protein, translated as MNDWFGAHLVASAAEAGSRPALVFQDRSWTYAELDLAIRNTVARLHGFGVRAGDRVVMQGAARPEALVTMFAVTRMGAVLVPVHPQLTGAELAVIREETAPRAVVAEAGFAEAGFAEAGFAEAGFAEAGFAEAGFAEAGFAEAGFAEAGFAEAGFAEEVLTWEVLHPVDEPSAPAIEAPPPPAGDDIAVIAFTSGTSGRPKGVALTHDNLRWSMVNGLNRLPVGPDDVALVSTPLAHVAVLGGLPQYTWARRGTVVLAPKFDPDLFIDLVRDHRATCAFAVPAMAALLTRHPRFPGEDLDGLRWLLSGGAPAQTATRERLHERGIAVVDSYGLTETCAGVTYSALDTTAVAGHPAPHVELRVVDPAGAPAPVGTAGEIWVRGPSVASAYWTSAGTRPVTDGEGWFRTGDRGLFDSEGRLEVAGRVKDTIITGGENVDPAEVENALTDFPGVVEVAVSGTPDPVWGELVTAFLVTDAGEPTLDDLRAHLDGRLSRHKWPRRLCVVPALPRGATGKLQRQRLTTLLDV; from the coding sequence ATGAACGACTGGTTCGGTGCCCATCTCGTGGCGAGCGCGGCCGAGGCCGGTTCGCGACCCGCTCTGGTCTTCCAGGACCGTTCCTGGACCTACGCCGAGCTGGATCTGGCCATCCGGAACACCGTCGCCCGTCTCCACGGGTTCGGGGTGCGCGCGGGCGATCGCGTGGTGATGCAGGGAGCGGCCCGTCCCGAGGCCCTCGTCACGATGTTCGCGGTGACCCGGATGGGTGCGGTCCTCGTCCCCGTCCACCCCCAGCTCACCGGCGCCGAGCTCGCCGTCATCCGCGAGGAGACGGCGCCGCGAGCGGTCGTCGCCGAGGCCGGGTTCGCGGAGGCCGGGTTCGCCGAGGCCGGGTTCGCCGAGGCCGGGTTCGCGGAGGCCGGGTTCGCCGAGGCCGGGTTCGCCGAGGCCGGGTTCGCGGAGGCCGGGTTCGCCGAGGCCGGGTTCGCCGAGGCCGGGTTCGCCGAGGAGGTCCTCACGTGGGAGGTGCTGCACCCCGTCGACGAGCCTTCCGCGCCCGCGATCGAGGCGCCCCCTCCCCCGGCCGGGGACGACATCGCGGTCATCGCGTTCACCTCAGGAACGTCCGGGCGCCCCAAGGGAGTTGCGCTCACCCACGACAACCTGCGCTGGAGCATGGTCAACGGCCTGAACCGGCTGCCCGTCGGCCCGGACGACGTCGCTCTCGTCTCCACGCCGCTGGCCCACGTGGCCGTGCTGGGCGGGCTTCCGCAGTACACCTGGGCCCGTCGCGGAACGGTGGTCCTGGCGCCGAAGTTCGACCCGGATCTGTTCATCGATCTGGTCCGTGACCACCGGGCGACGTGTGCCTTCGCCGTACCGGCCATGGCGGCCCTGCTGACCCGTCACCCCCGCTTCCCGGGCGAGGACCTCGACGGCCTGCGGTGGCTGCTCTCCGGCGGAGCACCCGCCCAGACCGCGACCAGGGAGCGCCTCCACGAGCGCGGCATCGCGGTCGTGGACTCCTACGGCCTGACGGAGACCTGCGCGGGGGTGACGTACTCCGCGCTCGACACGACTGCCGTGGCCGGACACCCGGCGCCCCATGTCGAGCTGCGGGTCGTCGATCCGGCGGGGGCCCCCGCCCCGGTCGGCACGGCGGGCGAGATCTGGGTGCGCGGTCCGTCGGTCGCGTCGGCGTACTGGACGTCCGCCGGGACACGGCCGGTGACGGACGGCGAGGGCTGGTTCCGCACCGGGGACCGGGGGCTCTTCGACAGCGAAGGCCGGCTGGAGGTCGCCGGCCGGGTCAAGGACACCATCATCACCGGCGGCGAGAACGTCGACCCCGCCGAGGTCGAGAACGCGCTGACCGACTTCCCGGGTGTCGTCGAGGTCGCGGTGTCCGGGACACCGGATCCGGTCTGGGGCGAGCTGGTGACGGCCTTCCTGGTCACGGACGCCGGCGAACCGACCCTGGACGACCTCCGCGCCCACCTCGACGGCCGGCTGTCCCGGCACAAGTGGCCGCGGCGCCTGTGCGTCGTGCCCGCGCTGCCGCGCGGAGCCACCGGAAAGCTCCAGCGGCAGCGCCTCACCACCCTGCTCGACGTCTGA
- a CDS encoding class I SAM-dependent methyltransferase, whose translation MNERTTWHDRALPPRHAEGLMFLAEAARDLRTTGAIAPSGKALARALTEPVRARAPRPLSVLEVGAGTGAITRALIPQLPRGSRLDIVEANPRFAARLRRLAAVHPHLADRPAQVSVHKAFVEDLDTDERYDVIISGLPLTNFEPAQVERIMSRYLELLHPGGTLTYFAYLGTRKARALTASRAAARRHAAVHDLMAAYQRTYATGRWTVWANLPPAHAWHLRLPLVAAPRPQEPAGL comes from the coding sequence ATGAACGAACGCACCACCTGGCACGACCGCGCACTGCCACCCCGCCATGCCGAGGGCTTGATGTTCCTGGCTGAAGCGGCCCGCGATCTGCGGACGACCGGAGCGATAGCCCCCAGCGGCAAGGCCCTCGCCCGTGCCCTGACCGAACCGGTCAGGGCACGGGCACCCCGGCCGCTCTCCGTCCTGGAAGTCGGCGCCGGCACGGGCGCGATCACACGTGCGCTCATCCCCCAGCTGCCCCGGGGCAGCCGTCTGGACATCGTCGAGGCGAATCCGCGCTTCGCCGCTCGGCTGCGTCGCCTCGCCGCCGTCCACCCGCACCTGGCCGACCGGCCCGCGCAGGTGTCGGTACACAAGGCGTTCGTCGAGGACCTCGACACCGACGAGCGCTACGACGTGATCATCTCCGGGTTGCCACTGACCAACTTCGAGCCCGCCCAGGTCGAGCGGATCATGTCCCGCTACCTCGAACTGCTGCACCCCGGCGGCACCCTGACCTACTTCGCCTACCTCGGCACCCGCAAGGCCCGCGCCCTCACCGCCTCACGGGCCGCAGCGCGCCGCCACGCCGCCGTGCACGACCTCATGGCTGCCTACCAGCGCACCTACGCGACCGGCCGCTGGACCGTGTGGGCCAACCTTCCCCCCGCCCACGCCTGGCACCTCCGACTGCCTCTCGTCGCTGCGCCGCGGCCACAGGAACCTGCCGGCCTGTGA
- a CDS encoding acyl-CoA dehydrogenase family protein, producing MHASHAGRPADPLDLLELDTLLTPDERAVRDAVRTFCDRRVEPHIAEWFEQGAIEDIRGLTKELGELGLLGMHLEGYGCAGMSAVDYGLACLELEATDSGLRSLVSVQGSLAMYAIHAFGSEEQKEEWLPRLAAGTAIGCFGLTEPDSGSDPGSMRTAARRDGEDWVLDGRKMWITNGSVADVAVVWARTDDGVRGFVVPTDTPGFSAPAIKHKMSLRASVTSELVLDSVRLPGSAVLPRVRGLRGPLSCLNEARYGIAWGAMGAARSAFRTALAYAGDRVQFDRPISSFQLTQAKLADMSIELNKGILLAFHLGRAKDDRGLRPEQVSYGKLNNTRTALDICRTARTVLGANGISLEYPVIRHANNLESILTYEGTVEMHTLMIGQALTGQAAFR from the coding sequence ATGCACGCCTCGCACGCCGGCCGTCCGGCTGACCCCCTCGACCTCCTGGAACTCGACACCCTGCTGACCCCGGACGAGCGCGCCGTCCGTGACGCCGTCCGCACCTTCTGCGACCGTCGCGTGGAGCCGCACATCGCCGAGTGGTTCGAACAGGGAGCCATCGAGGACATCCGCGGGCTCACCAAGGAACTCGGTGAACTCGGCCTGCTGGGCATGCACTTGGAGGGCTACGGCTGCGCCGGGATGAGCGCCGTCGACTACGGCCTCGCCTGCCTGGAACTGGAGGCGACCGACTCCGGACTGCGCTCCCTGGTCTCCGTACAGGGCTCGCTGGCCATGTACGCGATCCACGCCTTCGGCTCCGAGGAGCAGAAGGAGGAGTGGCTGCCCCGCCTCGCCGCGGGCACCGCCATCGGCTGCTTCGGCCTCACCGAACCCGACTCCGGCTCCGACCCGGGCAGCATGCGCACCGCCGCGCGCCGTGACGGCGAGGACTGGGTGCTCGACGGCCGCAAGATGTGGATCACCAATGGTTCGGTCGCCGACGTGGCCGTGGTCTGGGCGCGCACCGACGACGGTGTCCGTGGTTTCGTCGTCCCCACCGACACCCCCGGGTTCTCGGCCCCCGCCATCAAGCACAAGATGTCGCTACGGGCCTCGGTGACCAGCGAACTGGTCCTGGATTCCGTACGGTTGCCGGGTTCCGCCGTGCTGCCCCGGGTGCGGGGTCTGCGCGGACCGCTCTCCTGCCTCAACGAGGCGCGCTACGGCATCGCCTGGGGCGCGATGGGCGCCGCCCGCTCCGCCTTCCGGACCGCGCTGGCCTACGCGGGCGACCGCGTCCAGTTCGACCGCCCGATCAGCTCCTTCCAGCTGACCCAGGCCAAGCTCGCCGACATGTCGATCGAGCTGAACAAGGGCATCCTGCTCGCCTTCCACCTCGGCCGCGCCAAGGACGACCGCGGACTGCGCCCCGAGCAGGTCAGCTACGGCAAGCTCAACAACACCCGTACCGCACTCGACATCTGCCGCACCGCCCGTACGGTCCTCGGCGCCAACGGCATCTCCCTGGAGTACCCGGTCATCCGGCACGCCAACAACCTCGAGTCGATCCTCACCTACGAGGGCACCGTCGAGATGCACACGCTCATGATCGGCCAGGCCCTGACCGGCCAGGCGGCGTTCCGGTGA
- a CDS encoding alcohol dehydrogenase catalytic domain-containing protein, translating to MSATMRAARMHAVGEPMRIEELPVPEPGPGDVRVAVHAVNIVPNLANILNMWTTWFPHSPLPTLPAIFGLDPAGVVEAVGEGVQAFKPGDRVYVNPGRSCGSCRACRGGDSINCASYAFAGYFGFSATALDLLDRYQGGLAEYMVAPAYSLVKLPDSLSFEAAARFGYIGTMYSALRKAEAGPGKTILINGISGTLGIAAALLAPAMGLTDVYGTGRDRGLLDQVGKLAGGRLRLHSLDDGPLDDWVREETGGYGADIYIDALGPGAPHETFRAGMRAMARGGIAVNIGAVAGDLPIDIHRMMDQQLRLIGSAWFTSAEGQTMADMVGAGLLDLSPLEHHVYPLEQVNEVISGIAERNGGFSNFIISPRATS from the coding sequence ATGAGTGCGACCATGCGAGCCGCGCGGATGCACGCCGTCGGCGAGCCGATGCGGATCGAGGAACTCCCCGTTCCCGAGCCCGGCCCCGGTGACGTCCGGGTGGCCGTGCACGCCGTCAACATCGTCCCGAACCTCGCCAACATCCTGAACATGTGGACCACTTGGTTCCCGCACAGCCCCCTGCCCACTCTCCCGGCGATCTTCGGCCTGGACCCGGCAGGCGTGGTCGAGGCGGTCGGCGAGGGCGTCCAGGCGTTCAAGCCCGGTGACCGGGTCTACGTCAACCCGGGCCGCTCCTGCGGTTCCTGTCGCGCCTGCCGCGGCGGCGACTCGATCAACTGCGCCAGCTACGCCTTCGCCGGCTACTTCGGCTTCTCCGCGACCGCGCTCGACCTGCTCGACCGCTACCAGGGCGGACTCGCCGAGTACATGGTGGCCCCGGCGTACAGCCTGGTGAAACTGCCCGACTCGCTCTCCTTCGAGGCCGCGGCCCGCTTCGGCTACATCGGGACCATGTACTCGGCGCTGCGCAAGGCGGAGGCGGGCCCGGGCAAGACGATCCTGATCAACGGCATCAGCGGCACCCTCGGCATCGCCGCCGCGCTGCTCGCCCCCGCCATGGGCCTCACCGATGTGTACGGCACCGGTCGGGACCGGGGTCTGCTCGACCAGGTCGGCAAGCTCGCGGGCGGCCGGCTGCGCCTGCACTCGCTGGACGACGGCCCGCTGGACGACTGGGTCCGCGAGGAGACGGGCGGTTACGGCGCCGACATCTACATCGACGCGCTCGGCCCGGGTGCCCCGCACGAGACGTTCCGGGCCGGCATGCGGGCCATGGCGCGCGGCGGGATCGCGGTCAACATCGGTGCCGTCGCCGGTGATCTGCCGATCGACATCCACCGGATGATGGACCAGCAGCTGCGGCTGATCGGCTCGGCGTGGTTCACCTCCGCCGAGGGGCAGACCATGGCGGACATGGTGGGGGCGGGCCTGCTGGACCTCAGCCCGCTGGAACACCACGTGTATCCGCTGGAGCAGGTCAACGAGGTGATCAGCGGCATCGCCGAACGCAACGGCGGCTTCAGCAACTTCATCATCAGTCCACGGGCCACCTCGTAA
- a CDS encoding sensor histidine kinase, which translates to MNRSKGRGWAAFGRVSLVLVCVLAAPLNAASTDAAGFLVPVTVAALLCGAALLVPRLRWPVAPLLVTVATAWWGWPLLPLMVLALFSLAVDLRARAAVGCAVAALGANLFSYSSTSLWTSQSYASTVLLPTLAVVVGLWLGNRRRLLEALAADVEHLRTESKLREEAARAEERSRIAVEMHDVLAHRLSLIALHTGVLTTRSDALPAPVADRLGLLRSTSVEALADLRDVLGALHHPDGARTGSELSPVMREVRELVDEARTAGQQVELSFHGLPEQAPTTHRLAVYRLVQEALTNARKHAHGAQVTVRVDYRAPATLVEVGNTPGAPRTDTPGSGYGLVGLRERVSALGGQLTAGPAGAGAWRLAARIPHPVAIEKNGSST; encoded by the coding sequence GTGAACAGGAGCAAAGGGCGCGGATGGGCTGCCTTCGGCCGGGTGAGCCTGGTGCTCGTGTGTGTGCTGGCCGCCCCGCTGAACGCGGCATCGACCGATGCCGCGGGCTTCCTGGTTCCCGTCACCGTCGCGGCTCTTCTGTGCGGAGCGGCCCTGCTCGTGCCCCGACTGCGATGGCCGGTCGCGCCGCTGCTGGTCACCGTGGCCACAGCCTGGTGGGGCTGGCCGCTGCTGCCACTCATGGTCCTGGCCCTGTTCAGCCTGGCCGTGGATCTCAGGGCGCGGGCGGCGGTGGGTTGCGCCGTCGCCGCGCTGGGCGCCAACCTGTTCAGCTACTCGAGCACCTCACTGTGGACGTCGCAGAGTTACGCCTCCACCGTGCTCCTGCCGACTCTGGCCGTGGTCGTCGGCCTGTGGCTGGGTAATCGACGACGTCTTCTGGAGGCTCTGGCCGCCGATGTCGAGCATCTGCGCACGGAGTCGAAGCTCCGTGAAGAAGCGGCCCGTGCCGAGGAGCGGTCCAGGATCGCCGTGGAGATGCACGACGTGCTGGCCCACCGGCTGAGCCTGATCGCTCTGCACACCGGCGTGTTGACCACCAGAAGCGACGCTCTGCCCGCACCGGTCGCCGACCGCCTCGGACTGCTGCGCTCCACGTCCGTCGAAGCCCTCGCCGACCTGCGTGACGTTCTCGGCGCACTGCACCACCCGGACGGGGCGCGGACGGGTTCCGAGTTGTCGCCCGTGATGAGGGAGGTACGGGAGCTGGTCGACGAGGCCCGCACCGCCGGGCAACAGGTCGAACTCTCCTTCCACGGTCTTCCCGAACAGGCCCCCACCACCCACCGCCTGGCCGTCTACCGCCTCGTCCAGGAAGCGCTGACCAACGCCCGCAAGCACGCCCACGGAGCCCAGGTCACCGTACGCGTCGACTACCGCGCACCGGCCACCCTCGTCGAGGTCGGCAACACCCCAGGAGCCCCCCGCACCGACACTCCCGGCTCCGGCTACGGTCTGGTCGGGCTACGCGAACGCGTCAGCGCGCTCGGCGGGCAGCTCACCGCAGGCCCCGCCGGCGCCGGGGCATGGCGACTGGCCGCCCGTATCCCCCATCCCGTAGCCATCGAGAAGAACGGCTCCTCCACATGA